Genomic DNA from Azospirillum brasilense:
AGGAGCTGGAGCGGCAGCGCGGCGAGGAGCTGGGCGAACGCAGCCTCTACGGGCGGGACTGACCGACGCCCTTGTCCGGCGACGGTTACGGCGCGGATGGTCGACGCCGCGGGTTCGCGAGGAAGAAGCGCAGCATCTCCCGCGAGGCGTCCGGCCCGCGCGGGTCGGTGTAGGAACCGGATGGACTGCCTCCGGCCCAGGCGTGCCCTGCGCCTCGTATCGTCCACTGCTCGCAGAGCACACGACCGGAGGCATCGGTGTGGAGGTGGCGGCTGTAGCCATGCCCGCCCGGTACTTGACCGTGTTCCACCGCAACCCGCGCTCCCGCCGTTCCCATCTTGGATTGCGCGGCGACGTCGTCGCCGTTGCGCGGGTGAACCGTGGTATCCCGGTCGCCGTGAAAGACGATTGTCGGTACGGCGGGCACGGCGGGGCCGGGTTGCGGTTCCACCGCTCCCCCGCCCTGGCGCATGGCGACGAAGGCGGAGGGAATGTCGGAGGCTGCGCCCCGGGGGAGGCCGGAATGCACCCCGACGGCGGCGTAGAGATCGGGATAGGCGGCCCCCATGATGGCCGCCGCCGCCCCGCCGGCCGAGAGGCCCGCGACGAAGACGCGGTCCGGGTCGACGGCGTGCTCGCGCATGACCTGCCGGGTGATCCCCGCGATCAGCGAGGGCTCTCCGTCGCCGCGCCGCTGGTCGAGCGGGTTGAACCAGTTCCAACACTTCTGAGCGTTGGCCGAGGACGGCTGTGCCGGGTAGACGACCAGACAGCCGTGCTCTTCCGCCAGCATGTTCATGCGGGTGCCGGCGGCGAAATCGTCCGGCGACTGGGTGCAGCCGTGGAGCATCACCACCAGGGGAAGTGGCTGGCCGTCACGGCGGTTCGCGGGAACATAGAGCTTGTAGGAGCGCGTGCCGGCCTTGTTCCCGAAGGAGCCCGACGTGAACGCAGCGCCGTCCGGCAGCGGGTCGGCGGCGGGACGGATGGTGCCGTTCGCCCCGAAACCGGCGCCAGCCGGCATGACCCCGGCGGCAAGGCCGCGCAGGGTCTCGCCCAGGCCCGCCCGCGGTCCGGGATGGAAGCGGCCGGCAAACGCGCCGGCGGGTCTGAACGCGGTGGCACGGTGCGGCGGCGCCGGGTCCTGCGTGTCCGGTGCGGCGTTCACCGTGACCGGCTCGACATCGATGATGGTTGGGTCGGCGCCGGGCGGCACCGGCGCGGCACCCCGCAACAGGCGTTGGAGGTGAGCGGTCGCCCCGGCGAGGTCGCCGGCCTGGGTGAGGCGCAGCGCCTCGGCCATTCCGGTGGGGACTCGGTTGTTCATGTCGGGAGCTTTCTGGGCTCGGACAGGGCACGTTAAAAAGCCCGGTCCGTCGTCTTTCAGGAATTCGGCCAGGAATTCGGCCAGGAATGTGGCCCGTGCCCTCAGCGCATGCGGTCCGCGAGAGCCGCCTTGACGGCGCTGCTGGCGTGCAGCGCCCCCAGCACGGCGACCGAGGCGATGGTGGCGCGGGCAAGTTCGGGGGTGACGTCCCGGGCGATGGTGGCCAGACCGAGGACACGGATGTGGAGCATCTGTCCGGCCTCCCGCGCCGCTTCGAGGTCGTCGCGGGAGTAGTGGCGCAGGCCGAGGTCGACGCTCTTGCGCGTCACGGCCTGCCGCAAGGCGTCTCCATGGCGGTCGATCTGGTTGCGGATGGCGGTGCGGATGAGGTCCGTGCGATTCGCGTAGAAACCTTCCTGCACCAGGAGATCAATGTGACCGAGGTCGATGTAGCCAAGGTTGATCGTGATCTTTTCGCTGTCGCCGGACTTCGGCTTCGGATCGAGTGCGTTCGAGGACATCCCGGTGCCATCCTTGTACCATCCACTGGGATGGTAAATGGGTGCGCTGGCGAATCGATCAAGGGGGCACGGCGTCGTTGGGGGATGGCGTCCCGCGGAGGCACGTCTTGAGGCACGACCGCTCAGGGGCCGGATGGCCGGATGGACAGATGGCCGGTCTGCCCGGCGGCATCCCTGTGGATGCAGGAGAGATGGCGCGCCGCTTGGCGACGGTTTGCAGAACGAGCCGAGAGGGGCGGTGACGGGAAGCGCTTGTCCACCGGCAGCCATCCGCACCCAGGCTCGACCGCGTCCGTCCGCGGCCTTCACCTTGCGCCATTGGCGCCTTCACGTTTGAAATTCCCTCTCCCCAAAGGAGAGAGGGTTGAGACGGCGGACGGCGAAGGCCTCGTCAGTACACTTCCGGCACCCAGTTCTGCTTGGACTTCTTCGGCCGCTTGTAGCCGTCGTCGCTCTGCCGCGGCGGCAGGTCCAGCTCGACCGGAGCGATGTCCTGGTAGGGGATTTGCTGCAGCAGGTGGCTGATGCAGTTCAGCCGCGCCTTTTTCTTGTCGTCCGCGTCGACGATGTACCAGGGCGTCAGCTTCTTGTCGGTGTGCTCCAGCATGGCGTCCTTGGCCTTGGAGTACTCGACCCAGTGCTTGCGCGATTCGAGGTCCATCGGGCTGAGCTTCCAGCGCTTGATCGGGTTGCGCATCCGCTCGGTGAAGCGCTTCTCCTGCTCATCGTCGCTGACCGAGAACCAGTATTTGATCAGGATGATGCCGGATTTGACGAGCATCTCCTCGAACAGCGGGCAGGCGCGCAGGAACTCCTGATACTCCGCGTCGGTGCAGAAGCCCATGACATGCTCGACGCCGGCCCGGTTGTACCAGCTCCGGTCGAACAGGACGATCTCGCCCTTGGCGGGAAGCTGCGCCACGTAGCGCTGGAAGTACCATTGCCCGCGCTCCTTCTCGGTCGGCGTGCCGAGCGCCACGATCCGGCAGACGCGGGGGTTGAGGCTTTCGGTGATGCGCTTGATGACGCCGCCCTTGCCGGCCGCGTCGCGCCCCTCGAACAGCACGCAGACCTTCAGGCCGTTGACCCGCACCCACTCCTGCAGCTTGATCAGCTCGAACTGCAGCCGGGCCAGCTCGTCGATGTATTTCACCTTCTTGCCGCCCTTCGCCGGCTTGCCGCCGCCCTTTCCGCCGCCGAGATCGCGCCAGTGGGATTCGATGGCCGCGACCTCCTTGGCGTCGCGCAGCACCTCGCCGCCAGTGGCCGGCACGCCGAGCCCGAGGTCCTTCAGCTTCAGCGCCTTGCGCTTCTTCCGCGGCTTCTCCTCCACCCCGGCCCCGGTCCCCGTCTTGACCTCGTCCATCGAACGCACCCTGCTTATTGTTTTACCCGCCAACCAACGCTAGGAGATGCCGGCGCGTCAGGCAACCGCCCGCGCGCTCACCGCGACGAAGTGACCAGGGGCGAGGGGGCCGCGTTCAGTCCTTTTCCTTCGTGTCGAAGGTCAGATGGACGCCCAGGACTTCCGCGGCGATCCGGGCGACGGTCAGGTCGATGGGCGGCGGCGCGACGTTGACGCCGCGGCTCAGCGCCTCGGTCACGATCTCCATCACCTTCAGGCGGGCGTGCCATTTGGAGTTGGCCGGAACCGCCTGCCAGGGCGCCGTCTCGGTCGAGGTCTTGTCGAACATCGCCTCGATGGCCTTGCTGTAGTCGTCCCAGCGGGCGCGGTTGCGCAGATCCTCCTCGGTCAGCTTCCAGCGCTTGTAGGGGTTGCTCAGCCGCTCGCGGAAGCGGTTGAGCTGCTCGTCCGGCGTGATGTGCATGAAGATCTTGATGATGCGGGCCCCATCGTCGGTCAGCATCTTTTCGAACTGGTTGATCTCGTCATAGGCGCGCTTCCACTGCTCCTTGTCGGCGAAGCCCTCCACCCGCTCCACCAGCACGCGGCCGTACCAGGAGCGGTCGAAGATGGCGAAGGTGCCGGGGGCGGGCAGCTTGGTCCAGAAGCGGTAGAGATAGTGCTTTCCCTGCTCCTCCGCCGTCGGGGTGCCGATCGGCCAGACGTGGAAGCCGCGGGGGTCGAGCGGTTCGGTCAGGCGGCGGATGCAGCCGCCCTTGCCGGCGGCGTCCCAGCCCTCGAACACCAGGATGGCGCGGCGCTTCTCGTGCCAATAGGTCTGCTGGATGTGCAGCAGGTCCTTCTGGAGCTTGGCGAGGCGGCGTTCGTAGTCGTCCTTGCTGCCGATTCCCTCCGCCGTCATATCGAGCTTGTCGAGACGGATCTTGCCGTTTCCGTTGCCCATGCACGCACCTTTCGAAATGTCTGGCCCAAGTGTTTTGGCCCAAGTGTCAGGTTTCGGAACCTTCGCGCTTCGCAGGGGTTGAGCGCGTGCGCCCCGCAGGGCGCGCGTTGCAACCTCGCGATGGTCCTTCCGGTGATGGTCCTTCGGCCGGTGACGGTCTTCTGGACGATCCATGGGAGGCGCCACGCTTGTCAACCAGCGGCGACCGGCTGGCGTGCCGCTGCCGACCAGGAGGAATTCCCCGATGGCCACCGCCGGACCGCGCATCTACAACCTGTTTCCCACGCTCGTCGGCCCGATGCGCGACTGGGCCGGGCATCTGCCCCGCATCCAGGGGATGGGCTTCGACTGGCTGTTCCTGAATCCGATCCATTATCCGGGCTTCTCCGGCAGCCTCTACGCCGTGAAGGATTATTACCGGCTGCATGACCGCATCCAGGGCGGCGCGCCGGAGCATCCGGACGAGCTGCTGCGCGGCTTCATCGCCGAGGCGGGGCGGCACGGCCAGTCGGTCATGCTCGACCTCGTCATCAACCACACCGCCAAGGACGCGATCCTGGTGGGGGAGCATCCGGACTGGTACCGGCGCGACGCCAACGGCGACCTCTACAGCCCGCGCGCCGTCGACCCGGTGGACCCGTCGCGGGTGACCATCTGGGGCGATCTCGCCATGCTCGACTACGAGCGGGCGGAGGTCCGGGCGGGGCTGACCGACTATTGGACGCGCTACCTGCGCCATTACATCGGGCTGGGCGTGAAGGGCTTCCGCTGCGACGCCGCCTACCAGATCCCGGCGGAGGTGTGGAAGACGCTGATCGACCGCTCCCGCGAGGCCGATCCCGAGGTGACGTTCTTCGCCGAGACGCTGGGCTGTACGGTGGAGCAGGTGCGCGACCTTTGTGGGGCGGGCTTCGACTTCCTGTTCAACAGCGCCAAATGGTGGGACTTCAAGTCCGACTGGCTGCTCGACCAGTATGACGAGTTCCGCTGGATCGCCCCCTCCATCGCCTTCCCGGAAAGCCACGACACCGACCGGCTGGCGGCCGAGGTCGGCAGCCAGGACAGCGAGCGGCTGGCCGCCCAGCTGAAGATGCACTATCTGTTCGCCGCTTCCTTCTCGACCGGCGTGATGATGCCGGTTGGGTTCGAATACGGCTTCACCCGCAAGCTCGACGTGGTGAGCACGACGCCGGACGACTGGGAGCCGCCGAAGCTCGACCTGACCGGCTTCATCGGCGCGGTCAACGCCATGAAGGCGGACAGCCCGGCGCTGAACGTCGAGGGCCCGCAGCGCCGCGTGACCGCGCCGCACAACCCGGTGATCGGGCTGATCCGCGAGACCAGCGGCTGGGCCAACGGGAGCGGGGAGGGCTGCTCCGTCCTGCTCATCAACCCCGACGAGACCCAGCCGCACGCCATCGACCCCGGCCCGCTGCTGGCCAGCTCCGGCGGCGGCTTCGCCGACTTCGAGGACGTGACGCCGGAGGCGGCGCCGCTGCCCTTCGAACCGGGCCACGACCTGCGCCTGCGCCCGCTGGAGATGCGCGTCTTCCGCGCCCGGCCGGCGCAGAGCCGCCCCATCGAGCTGAACCATCTCGGCGAGCGCGGGGCGGAGCACGACTCCGCCACCCGCGCCTGGATGGACGAGCTGGCCTCCCGCCGCGTCACCATCGAGAACGTCTATCCGGAGCTGGACGGCGGGCGCTTTCCGGTCAAGCGGGTGGTCGGCGACGTGATGGAGGTGTGGGCCGACATCTACACCGACGGCACCTTCGTCCTTGGCGCCGCCGTCACCTACCGCCCGGTCGACGAGGAGGACTGGCGCGAGGTGCCCATGACCTTCTTCGACAACGACCGCTGGGTGGGCAAGCTGCCGCTGACCCGCAACACGCGCTACCAGTACAGCATCCTGGCGTGGCGCGACGTGTGGGAGAGCTGGCGCGCCGACTTCAAGAAGAAGAACGACGCCGGCCTCGACGTCGGGCTGGAGCTGATCGAGGGCCGCCGCTTCGTCGAGCACGCCGTGGGCCTGAACGAGGGCGAGGGCCGCGCCGCGCTGGAGCGGGTGGTGGAGCGGATGAACAGCCTTCAGGGGGCGGAGCTGACCGCCTACGCCCTGTCGGACGAGCCGCGGCAGGCCATGGCGAAATATGGCGAGCGGCAGTATCTGTCCCGCTACGGCTGCGACCTGGAGGTCTATGTGGACCGCACCGCGGCCCGCTACTCCGCGTGGTTCGAGATCTTCCCGCGCTCGGCCTCGCCGGACCCGTCGCGGCCCGGCACCTTCGACGACGTGTCCAACATGCTGCCCTTCATCCGGGGCATGGGCTTCGACGTGCTGTATTTCCCGCCGATCCACCCGATCGGGCGGAGCTTCCGCAAGGGACGCAACAACACGCTGAACCCCGGCCCGAACGATCCCGGCGTGCCCTACGCCATCGGTGCCTCGGAGGGCGGGCACGCCGACATCGACCCGATGATCGGCGACTTCGAGGGCTTCCGCCGGCTGGTCAAGGAGGCGCGGCGGCATGGGATCGAGATCGCGCTGGACTTCGCCGTCCAGTGCTCCCCCGACCATCCCTGGATCAAGTCGCACCCGCAGTGGTTCTACTGGCGGCCCGACGGCACGATCCGCTACGCCGAGAACCCGCCGAAGAAGTACCAGGACATCGTCAACGTCAGCTTCTACCGCGAATCCTACCCGGACCTGTGGTACGCGCTGCGCGACGTGGTGCTGTTCTGGTGCGACGAGGGGGTGCGCATCTTCCGCGTCGACAACCCGCACACCAAGCCCTTCCCCTTCTGGGAATGGATGATCCGCGAGGTGCAGGACCGCTTCCCCGACGCGATCTTCCTGGCCGAGGCCTTCACCCGGCCCAAGCTGATGCGGCGGCTGGCGAAGATCGGCTTCACTCAGTCCTACAGCTACTTCACGTGGCGCAACACCAAGGCGGAGCTGACCGAGTATCTGACGGAGCTGACCCAGGGCGAGTCCAAGGACTACATGCAGCCCAACTTCTTCGCCAACACGCCGGACATCCTGCCGCCAATGCTGGTTCATGGCGGGCGGCCCGCCCACATGATGCGCGCCGTGCTGGCCGGGACCTTGTCGGGAGTGTATGGCCTCTACACCCCGTATTTCGTCTGCGAGGCCGATCCTTATCCTGGCAAGGAGGAGTACAACCACTCCGAAAAATACGAGATCCGGCACTGGGACTGGAACAAGCCCGGCAACATCGTCGACTACGTGACGCGGCTGAACAAGATCCGCGCGGAGAACCCGGCGCTTCACAAATTCACGAACCTGAAGTTCTACAACGCCTACGACGACAACATCCTGCTCTACGGCAAGATGACGGAGAGCAAGGACAACGTCATCCTGATCGCGGTGAACCTCGACCCGCACAACGGCCACGGCGGCACCATCGAGGTTCCGTTGTGGGAGCTGGGGCTGGACGACGGCGCCCATGTCCAGGTGGAGGATCTGTTCACCGGCCAGCGCTTCACCTGGATCGGCAAGTTCCAGCATGTCTGGCTCGACCCGCAGCAGAACCCGGCGGCGATCTGGCGCATCCGCCCGCCGGGGCGGTGAGGGAAGGGGAGCGTAGGGCCCCCACCCAAACCCTCCCCCCGTAGAGCCCCCCTCCCAACCTCCCCCCGCTGCGCAGGGGGAGGAGTTAAGCCCTCCCCTGCGAAGCGGGGGAGGGTTGGGTGGGGGCTCGCCGCAACCACTCCACACCCCCGCCAGCTCACCGAAACTCTGGCATTCCCGCCCAACCCAAGCTAGAACCCGGCCGGTCCGTGACGGTTCTTCCTGGCGGGGACGGGTGCAGTACCGACTCGACGACGAGGCGTCCCTGTGTTCGATCGACATCCTGGCTCAGGCGGTCGAGCGCATTTGCGTCAAAGGCGTGCTGGAACTGCGCATGCTGCGCAACGCGCTCCGCGAGGCCGCCACCAGCCCCACCCCCGACGCGGTCAAATTCGCCTTCGCCATGTTCTCGCGGGTGGACGGTGACTATCGCCGCCTGATCGCGCACGAGGCGCTGACCCTCGCGACCGAGCAACGGGGGCGCTACGCCGCCCCCCGGCCGCGGGCGGTGCGCCGCCCGCGGATGCTGTGACAGGCCACCGTCCTCAGGCTCCCGTCCTCAGGCTCCCGCCGCCGCGAAATCCATGGTGGGCACCGCCAGCGTCTCCACCGCCGGGCGGGCGAACAGATAGCCCTGCATCAGCGTGATCCCCAGATCGCGCAGAGCCTTCGCCTCGCCGGGTGTTTCGATGCCCTCGGCCACCGGAGTGATGCCGAGATCGCGGCACACGGTGAGGATCGCGCTGACGATGCTGCGGCGGGCGCGGTCGGTGTCGATGGAGCGGGTCAGCTCCATGTCCAGCTTGATGATGTCCGGCTGGAACTCGGCGAGCAGGTTCAGGCCGGAATAGCCCGACCCGAAATCGTCGATGGCGGTGTGGAAGCCCTGGCGCTTGTACTCGGTGAAGATGGACTTCAGATGCGCGCCATCCACCACCCGCTCGTTCTCCGTCACCTCGAAGATGATGCGCTCCGGCGGGAAGCCGGTGCGCTTGGCGGCGGCCAGCGTGGCGCGGATGCAGGCTTCGGGCTGGTAGACGGCGTTGGGGAGGAAGTTGATCGACAGCCGGGTGTCGGGCTGCTGGCCCATGCCCAGGCTGGCGGCAAGCTCGATGGCCTTGACCCGGCAGGCTTGGTCGAAGGCGTAGCGGTTGGCCTCGGTTACTTGGCTCAGCACCCAACCGGCACCCTGGCCGTCGAGGCCGCGCACCAGCGCCTCGTGCGCCCAGGGCCGCCCGCCGCCGACATCGACGATCGGCTGGAAGGCCATGGTGAAGTCGAACCCCAAACCCTCGGTGCACTGCCCGCCGCACCCGCCGCCCCTGATCCGTTCCGCCGTCATGCCCGTTTCTTTCGTGGGGTGATTTTATGTTAACTCATTATAGCACGTATATTGTCTCAAATTTATTCAACGCAAGGTGTGACATCGGGTCTGGAAACAAGGCCTATGACGTCACTACTCCATTCTTCCTCATTCCGCGGCGGCTTTACTATGCGTCTGGATCGCGGTCCATACGGACAGCGGGGTCGCCGGCATGTCGATGTGGTCGATTCCATACTCCGACAGCGCGTCCACCAGAGCGTTGATGACCGCGGGCGGCGCGCCGATGGCCCCGGCCTCGCCGGCGCCCTTCATGCCCAGCGCGTTGGTGGTGCTGGGCACGCAGTTCAGCTTGATGCGGATGTCCGGCACGTCCACCGCGCGCGGCATCTGGTAGTCCATGAAGGAGCCGCTGAGGAGCTGGCCGCTGTCCGGGTCGAAGACCACCCGCTCCTGGAGCGCCTGCCCGATGCCCTGGGCGACGCCGCCATGGACCTGACCCATGACCAGAAGCGGGTTCACCACCGTGCCGAAATCGTCGACCACCGTGTAACCGACGACCTCGACCACCCCGGTGTCGGGATCGACCTCGACCTCCGCCACATGGCAGCCGTTGGGGAAGGTGTTGGCCGGCGGGGTCCAGCGGGCAACCTCGGTGAAGGCGATGGGGCCTTGCGCGGCGGCTTTGGCGGCCACCTCCTTGAAGGAGACGCTGCGGTCGGTGCCGACGACACTGAAGCGGCCCTCGACGAACTCGACGTCCACCGCGGCGGTCTCCAGCAGGTCGGCGGCGACCTCGGTCGCCTTGGTCACCACGCGCGCGGCACCCTCGGCCAGCGCCGCCCCGCCCACCGGGACGGAGCGGGAGCCGCCGGTGCCGGCGCCCCAGGTCACGCGGTCGGTGTCGCCCTGGATCACCTCGACATCCTCCGGCGGGACGCCCAGCCGGTCGGCGATGATTTGCTTGTAGGCGGTCTCGTGACCCTGGCCGTTGGTCTGGG
This window encodes:
- a CDS encoding EAL domain-containing protein; the encoded protein is MTAERIRGGGCGGQCTEGLGFDFTMAFQPIVDVGGGRPWAHEALVRGLDGQGAGWVLSQVTEANRYAFDQACRVKAIELAASLGMGQQPDTRLSINFLPNAVYQPEACIRATLAAAKRTGFPPERIIFEVTENERVVDGAHLKSIFTEYKRQGFHTAIDDFGSGYSGLNLLAEFQPDIIKLDMELTRSIDTDRARRSIVSAILTVCRDLGITPVAEGIETPGEAKALRDLGITLMQGYLFARPAVETLAVPTMDFAAAGA
- a CDS encoding CopG family transcriptional regulator, encoding MSSNALDPKPKSGDSEKITINLGYIDLGHIDLLVQEGFYANRTDLIRTAIRNQIDRHGDALRQAVTRKSVDLGLRHYSRDDLEAAREAGQMLHIRVLGLATIARDVTPELARATIASVAVLGALHASSAVKAALADRMR
- a CDS encoding extracellular catalytic domain type 1 short-chain-length polyhydroxyalkanoate depolymerase; the protein is MNNRVPTGMAEALRLTQAGDLAGATAHLQRLLRGAAPVPPGADPTIIDVEPVTVNAAPDTQDPAPPHRATAFRPAGAFAGRFHPGPRAGLGETLRGLAAGVMPAGAGFGANGTIRPAADPLPDGAAFTSGSFGNKAGTRSYKLYVPANRRDGQPLPLVVMLHGCTQSPDDFAAGTRMNMLAEEHGCLVVYPAQPSSANAQKCWNWFNPLDQRRGDGEPSLIAGITRQVMREHAVDPDRVFVAGLSAGGAAAAIMGAAYPDLYAAVGVHSGLPRGAASDIPSAFVAMRQGGGAVEPQPGPAVPAVPTIVFHGDRDTTVHPRNGDDVAAQSKMGTAGARVAVEHGQVPGGHGYSRHLHTDASGRVLCEQWTIRGAGHAWAGGSPSGSYTDPRGPDASREMLRFFLANPRRRPSAP
- the ppk2 gene encoding polyphosphate kinase 2 → MDEVKTGTGAGVEEKPRKKRKALKLKDLGLGVPATGGEVLRDAKEVAAIESHWRDLGGGKGGGKPAKGGKKVKYIDELARLQFELIKLQEWVRVNGLKVCVLFEGRDAAGKGGVIKRITESLNPRVCRIVALGTPTEKERGQWYFQRYVAQLPAKGEIVLFDRSWYNRAGVEHVMGFCTDAEYQEFLRACPLFEEMLVKSGIILIKYWFSVSDDEQEKRFTERMRNPIKRWKLSPMDLESRKHWVEYSKAKDAMLEHTDKKLTPWYIVDADDKKKARLNCISHLLQQIPYQDIAPVELDLPPRQSDDGYKRPKKSKQNWVPEVY
- a CDS encoding polyphosphate kinase 2 family protein — its product is MGNGNGKIRLDKLDMTAEGIGSKDDYERRLAKLQKDLLHIQQTYWHEKRRAILVFEGWDAAGKGGCIRRLTEPLDPRGFHVWPIGTPTAEEQGKHYLYRFWTKLPAPGTFAIFDRSWYGRVLVERVEGFADKEQWKRAYDEINQFEKMLTDDGARIIKIFMHITPDEQLNRFRERLSNPYKRWKLTEEDLRNRARWDDYSKAIEAMFDKTSTETAPWQAVPANSKWHARLKVMEIVTEALSRGVNVAPPPIDLTVARIAAEVLGVHLTFDTKEKD
- a CDS encoding maltotransferase domain-containing protein is translated as MATAGPRIYNLFPTLVGPMRDWAGHLPRIQGMGFDWLFLNPIHYPGFSGSLYAVKDYYRLHDRIQGGAPEHPDELLRGFIAEAGRHGQSVMLDLVINHTAKDAILVGEHPDWYRRDANGDLYSPRAVDPVDPSRVTIWGDLAMLDYERAEVRAGLTDYWTRYLRHYIGLGVKGFRCDAAYQIPAEVWKTLIDRSREADPEVTFFAETLGCTVEQVRDLCGAGFDFLFNSAKWWDFKSDWLLDQYDEFRWIAPSIAFPESHDTDRLAAEVGSQDSERLAAQLKMHYLFAASFSTGVMMPVGFEYGFTRKLDVVSTTPDDWEPPKLDLTGFIGAVNAMKADSPALNVEGPQRRVTAPHNPVIGLIRETSGWANGSGEGCSVLLINPDETQPHAIDPGPLLASSGGGFADFEDVTPEAAPLPFEPGHDLRLRPLEMRVFRARPAQSRPIELNHLGERGAEHDSATRAWMDELASRRVTIENVYPELDGGRFPVKRVVGDVMEVWADIYTDGTFVLGAAVTYRPVDEEDWREVPMTFFDNDRWVGKLPLTRNTRYQYSILAWRDVWESWRADFKKKNDAGLDVGLELIEGRRFVEHAVGLNEGEGRAALERVVERMNSLQGAELTAYALSDEPRQAMAKYGERQYLSRYGCDLEVYVDRTAARYSAWFEIFPRSASPDPSRPGTFDDVSNMLPFIRGMGFDVLYFPPIHPIGRSFRKGRNNTLNPGPNDPGVPYAIGASEGGHADIDPMIGDFEGFRRLVKEARRHGIEIALDFAVQCSPDHPWIKSHPQWFYWRPDGTIRYAENPPKKYQDIVNVSFYRESYPDLWYALRDVVLFWCDEGVRIFRVDNPHTKPFPFWEWMIREVQDRFPDAIFLAEAFTRPKLMRRLAKIGFTQSYSYFTWRNTKAELTEYLTELTQGESKDYMQPNFFANTPDILPPMLVHGGRPAHMMRAVLAGTLSGVYGLYTPYFVCEADPYPGKEEYNHSEKYEIRHWDWNKPGNIVDYVTRLNKIRAENPALHKFTNLKFYNAYDDNILLYGKMTESKDNVILIAVNLDPHNGHGGTIEVPLWELGLDDGAHVQVEDLFTGQRFTWIGKFQHVWLDPQQNPAAIWRIRPPGR